Part of the Listeria innocua genome is shown below.
TTTAGACATCTTGCGCCCTTCTGAATCACGTACCAAACCATGAATTAAAGTATCTTTAAAAGGTCTTTCTCCTGTAAATTCAACAGATTGGAAAATCATTCTTGATACCCAGAAAAAGATGATATCGTAACCAGTTACTAATGTATTAGTTGGGAAGAAATGTTTGTAATCAGGATTTTCAGTGTCAGGCCAACCCATAGTAGAAAATGGCCATAAAGCAGAACTAAACCAAGTATCCAGAACATCTTCATCTTGCTCCCATTGATCTAGGTTTTCAGGCTCATTCTCCCCAACGTAGATTTCACCAGTTTCTTTGTGATACCAAGCAGGGATTCTATGTCCCCACCATAATTGGCGAGAAATACACCAATCGTGAATATTATCCATCCAAGTTTCATATGTTTTTTCAAATCTAGCAGGTACAAAATTTACTTTGTCTTCTGTTTTTTGAAGTGCTAATGCTTCAGCTGCAAGAGGTTCCATTTTAACGAACCATTGCAATGAAAGATACGGTTCTACTACAGCACCTGTTCTTTCAGAATGTCCTACTGAATGAAGATGAGGTTCTTGTTTTATAAATAAGCCTAAATCTTTAAAGTCTTGAATAATAGCTTTTCTTGCAACAAAACGATCTAAACCATCATATTTACCAGCATTATCATTCATTGTTCCATCTTCGTGCATGACAATTATTCTTGGTAAATCATGACGATTGCCCACTTCAAAGTCGTTTGGATCATGCGCGGGAGTGATTTTCACTGCTCCTGAACCAAATTCTCTTTCTACGTATTCATCAGCAACGATGGGAATTTCTCTGTTTAAAATAGGCAACATAATCGTTTTACCAATTAAGTGTTGGTATCTTTCATCTTTTGGATGTACAGCAACTGCAGTATCTCCAGGAATTGTTTCTGGTCTGGTTGTTGCAACTTCTAAATATCCTGATCCATCAGTAAGTGGATATTTTAGATGATAAAAACTTCCTTCTATATCTTTATGAATAACTTCAATATCTGATAATGCTGTTTTTGCTTCTGGATCCCAGTTTATAATGTACTGTCCACGATAAATAAGCCCTTTATTGTATAGCGTAACAAATACTTTTTTTACTGCATCAGATAAGCCGGCATCTAAAGTAAAACGTTCTCTGGAATAATCTAAACCTAGACCTAATTTTTCCCACTGTTCTCGAATAAAATCAGCATATTCTTCTTTCCATTCCCATGTTTTATCAACGAATTTTTCTCGACCTAAATCATAACGAGAAATATTTTCTTCTTTTAATTTAGCTTCTACTTTTGCTTGTGTAGCTATACCGGCATGGTCCATCCCTGGTAAATAAAGTGTATCAAAGCCTTGCATTCTTTTCATACGAGTAATTATATCTTGTAATGTTGTATCCCAAGCATGCCCCAGATGAAGTTTTCCGGTTACATTTGGTGGCGGGATTACAATACTATAAGGCTTTTTATCAGTATTACCTTCTGCTTTAAAAAACTCTTTTTCTAACCACCATTTATATTTCCCGGCCTCTACATTACTAGGTTCGTATTTGGTAGGCATATTTATTTCGTTTTGTTCTGTCATAACGATTCCTCCTTTTTAAGCAAAATAAAAAACTCTTCTCATCCTAATAAAAGGACGAAAAGAGTATTATTCGCGGTACCACCTTTTTACCTACAATAAGAAATGTAGGCACTTCATTGTGTTAACGATAGACGAGATCTACCGGTTATTCCCTACTATTATTTCAGGAAAACTGCTCCAAGGCTACCTTCAGACATTATTTTTGAAAGCTTACACCGACCGCTTTCTCTCTTAGAAAAATAAATGACCTACTCTTCCTCTTCATCGCATTTAGTTCTATATACTAAAAATAATTTTAACAAATGTTTGTAGATTCGTCAATTAGCCTCGAAGCATTTTACATGTAACGTCAAAAGCTTCTAAAGTCGCATCAATTTCTTTTTCAGTATGCATTGTAGAAATAAAAACGCCTTCAAACTGAGATGGTGGTAGAAAAATACCTTGCGCTAACATTTCTCGGTAGTAGTTTCTGAAAAATTCTAAATCACTTGTTTTAGCAGTATCAAAGTTAGTGACTTTTTGATCAGTGAAGAAAAAGCCGAACATCGAGCCTGCTTTGTTTATTGATAGTGGTACTTCATGTCTATTTGAAATTTCGGTTAAGCCTTCTTCCATGCGCTTAATCAGGGAACG
Proteins encoded:
- a CDS encoding valine--tRNA ligase; amino-acid sequence: MTEQNEINMPTKYEPSNVEAGKYKWWLEKEFFKAEGNTDKKPYSIVIPPPNVTGKLHLGHAWDTTLQDIITRMKRMQGFDTLYLPGMDHAGIATQAKVEAKLKEENISRYDLGREKFVDKTWEWKEEYADFIREQWEKLGLGLDYSRERFTLDAGLSDAVKKVFVTLYNKGLIYRGQYIINWDPEAKTALSDIEVIHKDIEGSFYHLKYPLTDGSGYLEVATTRPETIPGDTAVAVHPKDERYQHLIGKTIMLPILNREIPIVADEYVEREFGSGAVKITPAHDPNDFEVGNRHDLPRIIVMHEDGTMNDNAGKYDGLDRFVARKAIIQDFKDLGLFIKQEPHLHSVGHSERTGAVVEPYLSLQWFVKMEPLAAEALALQKTEDKVNFVPARFEKTYETWMDNIHDWCISRQLWWGHRIPAWYHKETGEIYVGENEPENLDQWEQDEDVLDTWFSSALWPFSTMGWPDTENPDYKHFFPTNTLVTGYDIIFFWVSRMIFQSVEFTGERPFKDTLIHGLVRDSEGRKMSKSLGNGVDPIEVIDKYGADSLRYTLATGSSPGQDLKFSFEKVESTWNFINKIWNASRFVLMNLDGMKYDEIDLSNVTEVSDKWILTRLNETIQAVTSLGEKYEFGEVGRTLYNFIWDDFCDWYIEIAKIPLYGEDEVAKQTTRSVLAYTLNTTMRLLHPFMPFVTEEIWQNLPHEGESITISNWPEVNEQQMDSKASTAMRTLVEVIRAVRNIRAEVNTPLSKPIVLEIKPKDETYKEILEQNISYIERFCNPENITIAFDIEPSKTAMTAVVSGAEIFIPLEALIDLDVEIARLEKELEKWNKEVARVQGKLNNERFISKAPENVVAEERLKEKDYLEKKASVLERIETLKEV